From Coffea arabica cultivar ET-39 chromosome 9c, Coffea Arabica ET-39 HiFi, whole genome shotgun sequence, one genomic window encodes:
- the LOC140014411 gene encoding protein FAR1-RELATED SEQUENCE 5-like yields the protein MDCSKLAEDGTPELGMEFNSEEDAYQFYNKYAFKMGFSVRKDYLNKDKDGVTTSRRYSCCKEGVKRKYEGDVMPKRTRAPTKTGCGAKMVIVLFRGTMKYRVHDLVLEHNHELHIAQCAHMMPSQRKVSETQGFQAEISEDAGLSLKQSHELMGKEAGGMGNVGYTREDLKRYLRTRRERSLKYGEAGSMLNYFQEQTLENPSFFHAVQLDCEEQITNIFWADAGMLIDYKFFGDVVTFDTTYKTNKEYRPLGVFVGFNQHRQIVIFGAALMYDETIDSFKWVFGTFLEAMCGKRPSTILTDQDHAMAAALSVVMPETFHGLCTFHIRRNFMKHLGNHYKENSDLPYMFGACMYEFEEVEQFNRVWEAMVKKHNLENNEWLSGLYRIRDKWARCMMKERWTAGMRSTQLSESLNAAIKNHLKLDHDLVQFFRHFNRVVDEKRHNELIAEYEMRQKLPMVGLRQTPMLVHASETYSPTVFVAFQNEYGESTAMVILRQQDAAMIVEFAVMRYDGGPERIVVFNRNDLSVRCSCKKYENEGILCGHALKVFDTVGIKIIPPEYIKRRWTKRARAGDCFDRRRREVVADPKIMISTRYRELAPSMIKVATRAAMSEDTSKVAITIISDLAKRVELLLSESEEQPLQNQKNLNMEERDKIEIVNEMGEAVVARGIKKRGGGKKSRVMRSWIDKFDRVKRKSRLSRTTQTTASESEPTSVSYEEYMFMGCRSSTDSVSTHSMSQTVNGPPNAIAPNIDESETVHRLANQRPPTSVPTEWMHPRFSIFSKYNSVRDVLMEERAALLTHCDVDAYHVFAPSPQGRNNTQGLQLRVDVASPENEIDE from the exons ATGGATTGCAGCAAATTGGCAGAAGATGGGACCCCTGAGTTAGGAATGGAGTTCAACAGCGAAGAGGATGCGTACCAGTTTTACAACAAATATGCCTTTAAAATGGGTTTTAGTGTACGTAAAGACTATCTGAATAAAGACAAAGACGGCGTGACCACGTCTAGGAGATATAGTTGCTGCAAGGAAGGTGTAAAGCGCAAGTACGAAGGTGATGTGATGCCAAAGAGGACACGAGCGCCGACGAAAACAGGGTGTGGAGCTAAAATGGTTATCGTGTTGTTTAGAGGAACAATGAAGTACCGTGTGCATGACCTTGTCTTAGAGCATAACCATGAGTTGCACATTGCTCAATGTGCGCACATGATGCCATCACAAAGAAAAGTGAGCGAGACTCAAGGATTCCAAGCTGAAATAAGCGAGGACGCTGGGCTTTCATTGAAACAGAGTCATGAGCTTATGGGAAAGGAGGCAGGTGGGATGGGAAATGTGGGATATACTCGGGAAGACCTGAAACGATATCTTCGTACTCGACGGGAAAGGAGTTTGAAATATGGAGAAGCAGGTAGCATGCTGAATTATTTTCAAGAGCAAACACTCGAGAATCCATCGTTTTTTCATGCCGTACAGCTGGACTGTGAAGAGCAGATAACGAATATCTTTTGGGCTGATGCAGGAATGTTAATTGACTACAAATTTTTTGGAGACGTAGTCACATTCGAcacaacctacaaaacaaataaagaatacCGGCCACTTGGAGTGTTTGTGGGTTTTAACCAACATAGGCAAATTGTGATATTCGGTGCTGCCCTTATGTATGATGAGACTATAGATTCTTTCAAATGGGTGTTTGGTACATTTCTAGAAGCAATGTGCGGAAAGCGTCCAAGTACCATACTAACCGACCAAGATCATGCCATGGCAGCCGCTCTTTCAGTTGTTATGCCTGAAACATTTCACGGTCTATGTACGTTTCACATAAGGCGTAATTTTATGAAACATCTTGGCAATCACTACAAGGAAAATAGTGATCTTCCATACATGTTTGGTGCATGCATGTATGAGTTTGAAGAAGTGGAACAATTCAATAGGGTGTGGGAGGCGATGGTGAAGAAACACAatcttgaaaataatgaatggCTCTCCGGGTTGTATAGAATTCGTGATAAATGGGCAAGGTGCATGATGAAAGAAAGATGGACCGCGGGAATGCGAAGCACCCAACTTAGCGAAAGCCTAAATGCAGCaattaaaaatcatttgaaactgGATCATGACCTTGTGCAGTTCTTTAGACATTTCAATCGGGTGGTTGATGAAAAGAGACATAATGAACTGATCGCAGAATATGAAATGAGGCAAAAGCTCCCCATGGTCGGGTTAAGGCAAACACCTATGCTTGTGCATGCATCAGAGACGTATTCACCAACCGTATTTGTTGCATTCCAAAATGAATATGGCGAGTCAACAGCTATGGTTATATTGAGACAGCAAGATGCAGCGATGATTGTGGAGTTTGCGGTCATGAGGTATGATGGAGGACCTGAAAGAATAGTGGTATTCAATCGGAATGATCTAAGTGTACGTTGTAGTTGCAAAAAATACGAGAATGAAGGCATTTTATGTGGGCACGCGTTGAAGGTGTTTGATACTGTGGGCATAAAAATAATTCCTCCTGAATACATTAAGAGGCGATGGACAAAAAGAGCTCGGGCTGGAGACTGTTTTGATCGGCGAAGACGGGAAGTTGTGGCTGATCCTAAAATAATGATTTCAACTCGTTATCGGGAGCTCGCTCCATCCATGATTAAGGTCGCAACTCGAGCAGCAATGTCGGAGGACACCAGCAAAGTAGCAATCACTATCATATCCGATTTGGCAAAGAGAGTTGAGCTCCTCCTCTCAGAAAGTGAAGAACAACCtttgcaaaatcaaaaaaatctgaATATGGAGGAAcgggataaaattgaaattgtgAATGAAATGGGGGAGGCAGTAGTCGCAAGAGGCATTAAAAAACGAGGTGGTGGGAAGAAAAGTAGAGTGATGCGAAGTTGGATCGATAAATTTGACAgagtaaaaagaaaatctagATTATCAAGGACTACACAGACTACg GCCTCAGAATCGGAGCCGACATCGGTTTCATATGAGGAATACATGTTTATGGGATGTCGTTCATCTACTGACTCTGTTTCG ACGCATTCAATGAGCCAGACAGTGAATGGCCCTCCAAACGCTATTGCTCCGAATATCGATGAAAGTGAAACG GTTCACCGTTTGGCTAATCAGAGGCCTCCTACAAGTGTCCCTACAGAATGGATGCATCCcagattttctattttttccaaGTATAACTCTGTCAGAGATGTCTTAATG GAGGAGCGTGCAGCACTTTTAACACACTGTGATGTTGATGCATATCATGTATTTGCACCTTCACCCCAG GGAAGAAATAACACCCAGGGATTGCAACTTCGCGTTGACGTCGCCTCCCCCGAGAATGAGATTGATGAATGA